The Equus caballus isolate H_3958 breed thoroughbred chromosome 13, TB-T2T, whole genome shotgun sequence genome includes a window with the following:
- the MAFK gene encoding transcription factor MafK, whose protein sequence is MTTNPKPNKALKVKKEAGENAPVLSDDELVSMSVRELNQHLRGLTKEEVVRLKQRRRTLKNRGYAASCRIKRVTQKEELERQRVELQQEVEKLARENSSMKLELDALRSKYEALQTFARTVARGPITPTKVATTSVITIVKSAEISSSVPFSAAS, encoded by the exons ATGACGACTAACCCCAAACCGAACAAGGCGTTAAAG GTCAAGAAGGAGGCGGGCGAGAACGCCCCAGTGCTCAGCGACGATGAGCTGGTGTCCATGTCGGTGCGGGAGCTGAACCAGCACCTGCGGGGCCTCACCAAGGAGGAGGTGGTCCGTCTGAAGCAGCGCCGGCGCACGCTCAAGAACCGCGGCTACGCCGCCAGCTGCCGCATCAAGCGGGTGACGCAGAAGGAGGAGCTGGAGCGGCAGCGCGTGGAGCTGCAGCAGGAGGTGGAGAAGCTGGCGCGTGAGAACAGCAGCATGAAGCTGGAGCTGGACGCCCTGCGCTCCAAGTACGAGGCCCTGCAGACCTTTGCCCGCACCGTGGCGCGCGGGCCCATCACGCCCACCAAGGTGGCCACCACCAGCGTCATCACCATCGTCAAGTCCGCTGAGATCTCCAGCTCCGTGCCCTTCTCGGCCGCCTCCTAG